GAACGAACCGGGGCAAGGGACGAACATGCGCTGGTGGGGTTCCAGCGCCGATGCGCGCCGACGGCGATCGCAGACGATGACCTTGGACGATCCGATGGAGGGCGCGGGCAACGACGAGCCGCACGCGGACATCCCCGGAAGGCTGCGCCTCCACCGCCCGCCTATTGCTGAAGCACCCCTTTGCGACTATCCTTGTCCGCAATTCATCTCCCCATCTTGAGTTCGACAGGATGTGCGACATGCGCAAGTGGATCTCGCCCCTCGCCGGCTGCTTCATCCTATGGGCAGGGGTGGCAGCCTGCCAGGGTCAAGCCACCCAGACCTCCCCTGCCGACCAGCCCTCTCGCGCTGCAGGTGTTGAGACACCCGCCGCCCGCTCAACCACCTCGGCCTCCTCCGCCGGGACGCCTTCCCTGGCGCCGTTCGCCGTCGACCTGACTCTGCCATTTGCCTTTGCCACGCCTCAGCCTTGGTCGCCTCAGGCCTACGCCGGCACCCCGATCGCCTTGCCGGTGGACCTTGCCGGTGTGGCGAATCCCCATGTCCTCGACGGACTGACGGAGGCGCAGCGCTCCTTCCTTGCCGAGAACGGGTTCGTTGTCATCCGCAGCGGGGAGCAGCAATTCAACGACATCCGCTACGGAACGGCCTTCGCCCTAGGCCAGCCGTTTTTCCGAACGACCGATGAGGCCTACCACGCCCTGCACCTGCTCTTTGATGACCTGCTCAAGGCGCTCGAGCGCCAGGTCCTGCGCCCCGAGATGGCGAGGATTCTCCTGGCAACGCGAGACGAAGTCCGGTCGTTTGCCGACGAAACAGCCGGCACCGCCCTCGAGGGCGACGTGCAGCTGGCCGAAGCGTATCTCGACGTTGCCATCCATCTCTTCGACCCGGAGGCACCCGATTCGCAGGCGCTCCCCGACCTGGTGGCACAACAGATTGATCAGATCCTGGCCGCAGGCGGTCGTGACAAGTCCGTCCTCTTCCCCGGTTTCGAGGACGACTACGGCGCCTACAAGCCCGTGGGTCACTATGCCGGTGACCCCGGGCTCGAGCATTACTTCCGCGGCCTGACCTGGCTGGGCCGAGTACACTTCCCCCTCGCCCAGGCCGACGACCCTGCTTTCCAGCCCTCACGGCTACCGCTGGTGATTACCTTGGCCCTGCGTCGGGCGGAGGCCGACGGCAAGCCGGCCTCCGAGGCCTGGGCGGATGTGCACCGCACCCTGGATTTCCTGATCGGCCCGACAGATGACGCCGGGCCGATAGAGTACGCCCAGTTGATGGACCAGGTCTACGGACCGAACGCGACGCCGCTCGCCCTCGCCGACGAAG
The DNA window shown above is from Anaerolineales bacterium and carries:
- a CDS encoding DUF3160 domain-containing protein — its product is MRKWISPLAGCFILWAGVAACQGQATQTSPADQPSRAAGVETPAARSTTSASSAGTPSLAPFAVDLTLPFAFATPQPWSPQAYAGTPIALPVDLAGVANPHVLDGLTEAQRSFLAENGFVVIRSGEQQFNDIRYGTAFALGQPFFRTTDEAYHALHLLFDDLLKALERQVLRPEMARILLATRDEVRSFADETAGTALEGDVQLAEAYLDVAIHLFDPEAPDSQALPDLVAQQIDQILAAGGRDKSVLFPGFEDDYGAYKPVGHYAGDPGLEHYFRGLTWLGRVHFPLAQADDPAFQPSRLPLVITLALRRAEADGKPASEAWADVHRTLDFLIGPTDDAGPIEYAQLMDQVYGPNATPLALADEARWVEFQASAADLPAPQINSIFVDWTADLAVEKGWRFMGQRFTMDANIFQNLVFDKVLP